One part of the Planctomycetaceae bacterium genome encodes these proteins:
- a CDS encoding DUF1549 domain-containing protein, translated as MSNAMTTQIQRRQLPIVSMLVGAALLCSCGVASADDAKPAERDFTLKVLPLLKEKCLGCHGGDPDDIQAQFSVVDRQRLLKGGESGEPAVVPGRSGEGSLLPAIRWETLEMPPKENDRLTPDQIALVERWINAGAPWPDDETQARYRTEARSQAVTDDGIRMTSSGGTSQEWTDRRYQPDDLWAFQPVRELTKEELRVLIDEVHAPDANSRSSASGQQASIVNRQSPSIIDALILRSLRTAGIRPAARADARTLIRRATWDLHGLPPTPEDVDEFVAAETHDHNAAWSALVDRLLASPRYGEHWARHWLDVTRYADTGGMSNDFERSNMWRYRDYVIRAFNDDKPYDRFIIEQLAGDELADESVRRRTGGAESVVHQTQISGDYTPEEAEWIVASGFLRLGPWDNAMVTAEEARQLWLDDLVNITGQTFLSTTMRCVKCHDHKFDPIPTRDYYRMYAAFATTHMAERSVPFLPRENGAGFDSGRAHARRMLDFAVTEKNRLVEKREAAALKWFQEHNLPYTDEAARKDLPDEEKPPRAVGLDYIDEGQLKVREQDEWIWTRRLERYEPMAQSVYNAPAANLAWNAARKLRIARAKNAPPPQSHILTGGALTAVGDQVSPGVLSAVPVTADSTANDPYLLTTDIDGRRLGLAAGSPIRPTR; from the coding sequence ATGTCGAACGCAATGACAACACAAATCCAACGCCGTCAATTGCCGATCGTGAGTATGCTCGTCGGCGCTGCGTTGTTGTGTTCGTGCGGCGTTGCTTCGGCCGATGATGCGAAGCCGGCGGAACGCGACTTCACGCTCAAAGTTCTGCCGCTGCTAAAGGAAAAGTGCCTCGGTTGTCATGGCGGTGATCCCGACGACATTCAGGCGCAGTTCAGCGTCGTCGATCGGCAGCGGCTGCTGAAAGGCGGCGAATCCGGGGAACCGGCGGTCGTCCCCGGCCGTTCCGGCGAAGGCTCACTGCTGCCGGCCATTCGCTGGGAAACTCTGGAAATGCCGCCGAAGGAAAACGATCGCCTGACGCCCGATCAGATCGCATTGGTCGAACGCTGGATCAATGCGGGTGCTCCCTGGCCCGATGACGAAACGCAGGCCCGCTATCGAACGGAAGCCCGGTCGCAGGCCGTGACCGACGACGGCATTCGCATGACCAGCAGCGGCGGCACGTCACAGGAATGGACCGATCGCCGCTATCAGCCCGACGACCTGTGGGCATTTCAGCCGGTGCGGGAATTGACGAAAGAAGAACTGCGAGTGCTGATCGACGAAGTCCACGCGCCGGACGCGAACTCACGCTCATCCGCCAGCGGTCAGCAGGCATCCATCGTCAACCGTCAATCGCCTTCCATCATCGACGCTTTGATCCTGCGCAGTCTGCGCACCGCAGGCATCAGACCCGCTGCACGTGCCGACGCTCGCACGCTGATCCGCCGCGCGACATGGGATCTGCACGGACTGCCGCCGACACCGGAAGACGTTGACGAATTTGTCGCCGCTGAGACACACGACCACAATGCCGCCTGGAGCGCGCTGGTCGATCGACTACTGGCCAGCCCGCGCTATGGCGAACACTGGGCGCGGCACTGGCTGGACGTCACGCGCTACGCCGACACAGGCGGCATGTCGAACGATTTCGAACGTTCAAACATGTGGCGTTATCGCGATTACGTCATCAGGGCCTTCAATGACGACAAGCCATACGACAGGTTCATCATCGAACAACTTGCCGGCGATGAACTGGCCGATGAATCGGTTCGCCGGCGAACCGGCGGCGCAGAATCTGTCGTGCATCAGACTCAGATCAGCGGCGACTACACACCGGAAGAAGCCGAATGGATCGTGGCCAGCGGCTTCCTGCGTCTTGGTCCGTGGGACAACGCAATGGTCACGGCTGAGGAAGCTCGCCAGCTCTGGCTGGACGATCTTGTCAACATCACCGGCCAGACATTTCTTTCGACCACAATGCGCTGCGTCAAGTGTCATGACCACAAGTTCGATCCGATCCCGACTCGTGATTACTATCGGATGTATGCCGCCTTCGCGACCACGCATATGGCCGAACGTTCGGTACCGTTCCTCCCGCGCGAGAACGGCGCCGGCTTCGACTCGGGCCGTGCTCACGCCCGGCGAATGCTCGACTTCGCCGTCACGGAGAAAAACAGACTCGTCGAAAAACGAGAAGCCGCGGCGCTGAAATGGTTTCAGGAACACAACCTGCCCTACACGGACGAGGCGGCTCGAAAGGATCTGCCGGACGAAGAAAAGCCGCCGCGAGCCGTCGGACTGGACTACATCGACGAAGGGCAGCTCAAGGTTCGCGAACAGGATGAATGGATCTGGACTCGGCGGCTGGAACGTTACGAGCCGATGGCACAAAGTGTCTATAACGCTCCGGCGGCGAACCTGGCCTGGAACGCCGCCCGCAAGTTACGAATCGCGCGGGCAAAGAACGCGCCGCCGCCTCAGAGTCATATTCTCACGGGTGGAGCCCTCACGGCGGTTGGTGACCAGGTCTCACCCGGTGTGCTGAGCGCCGTACCGGTCACCGCCGATTCGACGGCGAACGATCCTTATCTGCTGACCACGGACATCGACGGCCGAAGGCTGGGCCTGGCGGCTGGATCGCCGATCCGGCCAACCCGCTGA
- a CDS encoding DUF1501 domain-containing protein → MTGSINRQLSPETHRSRRSFLYGLGASLAASRLSQLLAEDQPAEDQPAAAGPLASKQPMFPARVKNVIMLFMEGGPGHMDTFDPKPDLSRLHKTESKLSFGQETGFKFFVGSPFSFRRVGNTGIEMCDQWQHLADSYVADELCNFRGCQAESLNHPEALFHMNTGSRLGGDPALGAWTTYGLGTENRNLPGYVVMTELALPQGGSTNWSNGFLPPHYQGTRLRPEGSPLLDLASQPNKTREHQRRALDELAWLNRKHLESVGGSDETLAARIESYELAFRMQAEVPDVIDLNQETQNTHRMYGIDDPDTQTFGRQCLMARRLVEQGVRFVQIFSGGWDSHDYLQQGHTARIRSVDKPMAALIRDLKQRGMLNDTLVIWTGEFGRTPDNNKRGGVYSLGRGHNNRAMTMLLAGGGVKPGVVGATDDLGSTAVDCVHPIRDLHVTLLHLLGLDDNKLTYFHAGRFKQLSQFGGNLITEILS, encoded by the coding sequence ATGACCGGGAGCATCAATCGTCAACTGTCACCTGAGACTCATCGATCACGACGCAGCTTCCTCTACGGGCTCGGCGCATCCTTGGCGGCGTCGCGGCTGTCACAACTGCTTGCCGAAGATCAGCCTGCCGAAGATCAGCCAGCCGCGGCCGGACCCCTGGCTTCAAAGCAGCCGATGTTTCCCGCGCGGGTGAAGAACGTCATCATGCTGTTCATGGAAGGCGGTCCAGGCCACATGGACACGTTCGACCCGAAACCGGATCTGTCACGACTGCATAAGACGGAATCGAAGCTGTCGTTCGGACAGGAGACCGGATTTAAGTTCTTCGTCGGCAGCCCGTTTTCATTTCGCAGAGTGGGGAACACCGGAATTGAGATGTGTGACCAGTGGCAGCACCTGGCCGATTCGTATGTCGCCGACGAACTGTGCAACTTCCGCGGCTGCCAGGCGGAATCACTGAATCACCCGGAAGCATTGTTCCACATGAACACCGGCAGCCGGCTTGGCGGCGATCCGGCTCTCGGCGCGTGGACCACGTACGGACTGGGAACGGAAAACCGGAATCTGCCCGGCTATGTCGTGATGACGGAACTGGCACTGCCACAGGGAGGATCCACCAACTGGAGCAACGGATTTCTTCCGCCGCACTATCAGGGAACGCGCCTGCGGCCCGAAGGTTCGCCGCTGCTGGATCTGGCATCGCAGCCCAACAAGACGCGTGAACATCAGCGCCGGGCACTCGACGAGCTGGCCTGGCTGAACCGGAAACATCTGGAATCGGTCGGCGGCAGCGATGAAACACTCGCTGCACGAATCGAAAGTTACGAGCTGGCTTTTCGCATGCAGGCGGAAGTGCCGGACGTGATCGATCTGAATCAGGAGACGCAGAACACGCACCGAATGTACGGCATCGACGATCCGGACACGCAGACGTTCGGCCGTCAGTGCCTGATGGCGCGAAGGCTTGTCGAACAGGGTGTGCGCTTTGTCCAGATCTTCAGTGGAGGCTGGGACAGTCACGACTATCTGCAGCAGGGGCACACGGCTCGCATCAGAAGCGTCGACAAGCCGATGGCGGCACTGATCCGCGACCTGAAACAACGCGGCATGCTGAACGATACGCTCGTGATCTGGACGGGAGAATTCGGCCGCACGCCGGACAACAACAAGCGCGGCGGCGTGTATTCACTCGGGCGAGGCCACAACAATCGCGCGATGACAATGCTGCTGGCGGGCGGCGGTGTGAAACCCGGAGTCGTCGGCGCGACCGATGATCTGGGCTCGACCGCCGTCGATTGCGTGCATCCCATCCGCGACCTGCACGTCACGCTGCTGCATCTGCTGGGCCTGGACGACAACAAACTGACCTATTTCCACGCCGGTCGCTTCAAGCAGCTCAGCCAGTTCGGCGGAAATCTGATCACGGAGATCCTTTCGTAG